The Deltaproteobacteria bacterium region ATCTACGATCTTAAATCGCGTGATTACGGACTTCCCATTTCGGTTTTGGTTTCAAGCAACGCCATGTTGAAAGAAATTGTAGATGAAATTCCGGAGAGGGCCAAAGTATTGATGCGTCGCTTTTGGCCCGGTTCTCTGACAATTCTTTTCCGCGTAAAAAATTCTTTTCCAAAAAGCCTCGTGACGAATACCGGAAAAATTGGCGTTCGCATTTCCTCGCACCCGATCGCTTCCGCTTTGGTGGCAAAAGTGGGCAAACCATTAAGCACCACCAGCGCCAATAGAAGCGGTTATCCTCCTTCACTGAACGTGAAACATATCCAAAAATATTTCGGAGACCGCCTAGCCTGCATTATTGATGGCGGCGAAGCAGAGCCTTCCAGAGGTTCCACCGTGGTGGATGTCACCGACGAAACCATGCGCATCATCCGCGACGGCTCCATCCCCGCCGAAGAAGTCATTCGCTGTTTTCAGCGATCTTGACCGACCCTCCAATGGATTTTGTGGATCGGTTGATTGGGGCATTTGAGACGAAATTTTTCGAGGATTTCGGGTTCCATCATTCTTAATTCCTGAAGCCATGCCGGTGTTGAAACGTTGACACAGAGTGTTGTTCCTCGCCAAGTGGTGGGGGTGGTTTGTTTGGCAATTTTTGCGCCGACAATTTCTTCCCAATGCAACAAAAATTCGTATTGTTTTAATTTCTGCTCCCACTGGTTATTTTTTGCGAGTTTGCCCAGAATGTTTTTTAGGGGATGAAATGAAGGGGGTTTTGACATGCGTTGGGCACTATAAACCGATGTGTTTAAGGTTGACAAGAAAAGGTTGTTGGTAAAGGATTCGCCTCCCTTAAGGAGGTACTTATGAATAAAAAAGACATTACCCGCTTCAAGAAAATTCTTTCGGAACAGCGACATATTCTGCTCAATACCGTCAGCACCTCCAAAGAGCAGGGGCTTGGATTTAGCAGTGAAGACCTCTCCGATGAAATCGATTTAGCCACCTCTGAAACCGATCAATCCCTGAATTTGCGCCTTCGTGACCGTGAGCGCATTCTCCTTAAAAAAATCGAAAGAACTTTGGAAAAAATTGAAGAGGGAACTTTCGGTGTTTGCGAATCCTGTGGAGAAGAAATCAGCGCCAAACGTCTGGAAGCCCGCCCCGTGACCGACCTGTGCATTCGTTGTAAAGAAGATCAGGAACGCGTAGAAAAAGGTTTTGCAGATTAAAGTCCTTTGAGTTCCAGTCCTGCGGCGAGGGTGGCGATTTTTCCGAGCCAGCGTGCAATCACGAAAAAATGTTCATGGTCTTTGCAATGGATGACAAGCTCACCCTGTTTTGTGTCTTTGGTTTTGTGAAAACAGAGCGATTCGAAACGCGCCCCGGGGGCATTCAGGGAAGCCCTTGCATCTTTCTTTTCGTGGATTCTAAAAAACCCGCCGACAAATTCTCCGCCAACATGGTATAAAACCGGCTCGATCGGCGATCCTTCAAAAGAATCAATGGTGATAACCCCTTCCTGAATAATGAATTCGGTGGGTGTGATCCCTCCTTTGCTGGAGGTCAGTTTTTGCCTGCCTTTCCGGTTTAGGTTCATCACTTCTTCGGCGGATTCCACATGGGTAAGCCCCATTCCAAAAGTGCCCGCGTTGCTTTTGATAAAGACGTACGGTTTTTCACCAATCCCGTATTTTTCGTATTTGGTTTTGGTGCGTTCCAAAACTTTTGTGACACGCTCTGCAATCCGCTCCAGATCCTTGGGATTGTTAATGTCAACGTCATGCTCGCAGTAGGTGATAGGGCACATTCTCCAACAGTCGGTTTCCAAAATTTTTGCAACCTCTTCAATCAGTGTGCAGTAAATTTCAAAATGACGCTTTTTACTTCGGCTGTGCCAGCCTAGTTCCGGAGAAGGGAAGATGGGTTGCGTAATATTTTGAAGGATTTCAGGAATGCCGGCCGAACAATCGTTGTTCAGAAAAAGAATGTCGGGATCCAAGGAAGCAACATGAAGTCTGGAATTTGTTTTTTCGACACTTTGAAGAATAATTTTTTCACCACTGGGGAGAGCGATTTCATAAGGACTTTGAGGAAGACCATCTCCAAGATAACCAATAGCCGCTTCGAAACCGGCCATCTGAAGGAGTTTTTCGAGTTTTTTTAAATGTTCAAGATAATTCCAGTTTCTGGTGAAAGACTCCGGAATTATAAGGATTTTTTTGGCTTTTGGTGCTTCTGCTTGAAAGGTGTTCTTGAATTGAGCCGCGGCGGTTTTAGAAAAACTGTTGCACAGATTATTGAATCCGGCCGGAAAAAGATTGGTGTCCACAACGGTGACTTTAAAACCGGCATTGCGGATATCCACGGAACTGGTTACGGGCAACAAAATCCCCTTCGCCTTTTCTTCAAACCAAACGTTGAGTTCCTTTGATTTCTCCTGAAACGATTTTGCAAGAATATCTAACATAGGAACGTTAAGTTTTAACCATATCCTCAACAAATTCAATTAGTTTTTCTTGTGTTTGTTGAAGGCGTTCTAGTGTGCAAGCCACGGATACTTTTTTGTTGTGGCGAATGTAAAGAAGTTCCGTTCTGAGGACTGGTTTGGTGATGCCTTTGGAGAGGGCTAGAGCGTAAACATCCATTTGAAGTTTGTATTTTTCATGGTCCATTTGCGCGTCGGTTTTAAAATCGTAAATAATCCAGCCTTGATCCGTTTCCAACGCATAATCGATGGTGCCCACAATGGTTGCCTTTGGAAGTTTGAGGCTGAAGGGAAGTTCGTGGCGACCGTCAAATCGGGGCGGGGCAATTTCGCTTTTGAGAAAAGATTCAATCATCGCGAGCGTTGTGCTGATTTCTTTTTCCGTGGCGATGATTCCCTGTTCAAACAAAATTTTTGGAAGAAGTGTTTGCGGTAGAATTTCTTTTTTGTCGCGGATATTTTTCAGAACTGCGTGAACAACGTTTCCGAGTGTTGGACCCACAAGACGTGTGCTTTCGTTTTGCGAGGTGATTTCATGGACCTTCTCCCATGTTTTTTTCATCACACTTTTTTCCAGTTCTGTTACCGTAAAATAGGGAAGCGGTCGTCTGATTTCTTCATGTTTGAATTTTTTTAAAGTAAAATAATTGCCGCGCAATTTATTTTGAAGTGGTTGTAAAAAATTTTCACGCTTTGCAGATGCGCTCCATGTTTCAATAAATTCTTTTTTTGAAATTCCTTCTTTGAGCCAAGCATACCAAGGTCCCGTGCGGTTTGCTTCTTCATGCCATGGGA contains the following coding sequences:
- a CDS encoding threonylcarbamoyl-AMP synthase → MTEIIQINPKVPDLKEVERAAAFIKAGEVVAYPTETIYGLGTDVFNKKAIKKIYDLKSRDYGLPISVLVSSNAMLKEIVDEIPERAKVLMRRFWPGSLTILFRVKNSFPKSLVTNTGKIGVRISSHPIASALVAKVGKPLSTTSANRSGYPPSLNVKHIQKYFGDRLACIIDGGEAEPSRGSTVVDVTDETMRIIRDGSIPAEEVIRCFQRS
- a CDS encoding DUF721 domain-containing protein, which encodes MSKPPSFHPLKNILGKLAKNNQWEQKLKQYEFLLHWEEIVGAKIAKQTTPTTWRGTTLCVNVSTPAWLQELRMMEPEILEKFRLKCPNQPIHKIHWRVGQDR
- the dksA gene encoding RNA polymerase-binding protein DksA — protein: MNKKDITRFKKILSEQRHILLNTVSTSKEQGLGFSSEDLSDEIDLATSETDQSLNLRLRDRERILLKKIERTLEKIEEGTFGVCESCGEEISAKRLEARPVTDLCIRCKEDQERVEKGFAD
- the gshA gene encoding glutamate--cysteine ligase, with the translated sequence MLDILAKSFQEKSKELNVWFEEKAKGILLPVTSSVDIRNAGFKVTVVDTNLFPAGFNNLCNSFSKTAAAQFKNTFQAEAPKAKKILIIPESFTRNWNYLEHLKKLEKLLQMAGFEAAIGYLGDGLPQSPYEIALPSGEKIILQSVEKTNSRLHVASLDPDILFLNNDCSAGIPEILQNITQPIFPSPELGWHSRSKKRHFEIYCTLIEEVAKILETDCWRMCPITYCEHDVDINNPKDLERIAERVTKVLERTKTKYEKYGIGEKPYVFIKSNAGTFGMGLTHVESAEEVMNLNRKGRQKLTSSKGGITPTEFIIQEGVITIDSFEGSPIEPVLYHVGGEFVGGFFRIHEKKDARASLNAPGARFESLCFHKTKDTKQGELVIHCKDHEHFFVIARWLGKIATLAAGLELKGL
- a CDS encoding PD-(D/E)XK nuclease family protein, giving the protein GFLNAQEVIDLLFCLKLLVEPEDRLSLVGLMRSPLLGFSDIEITELCLKHPTHLGKALLQRPEAAWLKNIFEKKEMMSSADILENVVQETHYDILAHELDPSGTKRANIEQLIELVRELEQDEELPLQDLVEYFEELKKRRSTLSPSSGIDLSLSEQSEREGEAPTALPLEGALPAHIIDACQLMTVHSAKGLQFPVLILPDLIRTPPPNNHPFLFVRNKGLGFSLKEEENTYLDTLKKEEKEADLEERKRLLYVALTRAEEKIVIPWHEEANRTGPWYAWLKEGISKKEFIETWSASAKRENFLQPLQNKLRGNYFTLKKFKHEEIRRPLPYFTVTELEKSVMKKTWEKVHEITSQNESTRLVGPTLGNVVHAVLKNIRDKKEILPQTLLPKILFEQGIIATEKEISTTLAMIESFLKSEIAPPRFDGRHELPFSLKLPKATIVGTIDYALETDQGWIIYDFKTDAQMDHEKYKLQMDVYALALSKGITKPVLRTELLYIRHNKKVSVACTLERLQQTQEKLIEFVEDMVKT